A stretch of Lathyrus oleraceus cultivar Zhongwan6 chromosome 6, CAAS_Psat_ZW6_1.0, whole genome shotgun sequence DNA encodes these proteins:
- the LOC127097297 gene encoding 40S ribosomal protein S11, protein MAEQTEKAYLKQPKVFLCSKKSGKGKRPGKGGNRFWKSVGLGFKTPKEAIEGTFIDKKCPFTGNVSIHGRIIAGTCHSAKMNQTIIVRRNYLHFIKKYQRYEKRHSNIPAHVSPAFRVKEGDHVIIGQCRPLSKTVRFNVLKVIPAGSSSGAKKAFSGI, encoded by the exons ATGGCTGAACAA ACTGAGAAGGCTTATCTCAAACAACCCAAAGTGTTTTTATG CTCGAAGAAATCTGGTAAGGGGAAGAGGCCCGGTAAAGGTGGAAATCGCTTCTGGAAATCTGTTGGTCTTGGATTCAAGACCCCCAAAGAAGCCATCGAAG GAACCTTTATTGACAAGAAGTGTCCATTCACTGGCAATGTTTCCATCCATGGTCGTATCATAGCCGGAACCTGTCACAGTGCCAAAATGAATCAGACTATTATTGTCAGGAGGAATTATCTTCACTTCATTAAGAAATATCAGAG GTATGAGAAGAGGCATTCCAACATTCCAGCTCATGTGTCACCTGCCTTCCGTGTTAAGGAAGGTGATCATGTCATTATTGGTCAATGCAG GCCACTCTCCAAGACAGTGAGGTTCAATGTATTGAAAGTCATCCCAGCTGGATCATCCAGTGGTGCAAAGAAGGCATTTTCTGGCATATGA